GAACCACAGCCAGAGCCTGAAGGTTCTTGTGTTGATGTGCCAGAGTGGAGCTCAAACATTTTCTATCCTGCTGGCGCTACCGTTCAGTATTGGGGTAACCGTTTTACGGCCAACGTTGATAACTGGGGATCCGATCCGTTCCAGAGTTACTGGCATTGGACGTTTGACGGGATGTGTAACTAACTTAACTCGTTAATCCAATAGAAAAATCGAACAAAGGGAGTGCTTAAACGTACTCCCTTTATTCGTTAATAATGAGATGTATCGGCGTACAAGGTGCTTGTGTCACTCCTCTAAGCATTAGATTATGAGTGGCGAACATTCAGGGTCCTGTCGAATGTTTAAATTTGGAGTCTGTTATTCATGGAGAGTCATTATTTATGGAAATAAGTCACCTAGATCACCTTGTATTAACTGTTAAAGATATAGAGACAACAGTAGATTTCTATCAGAGAGTGTTAGGGATGAAACCTATACAGTTTGGAGAGGGACGCTGGGCATTATCGTTTGGTAACCAAAAGATAAATCTCCATCAGCAAGGGAAAGAGTTCGAGCCTAAGGCTAGGCATGTTCAAGCTGGGAGTGCTGACTTGTGTTTCATAACCAATACACACATTGATAAAGTATACGAGCATATCAATGGACAAGGCGTCACGATCGAAGAAGGGCCTGTGGAACGAACGGGTGCAGTGGACAAGATCATCTCTATTTATCTGCGAGATCCTGATGGCAACCTAATCGAAGTATCTAATTATTAGAAGGTCGATGTCGGTAGATTGCGCTATCCAAAAATCAGATACTCTCTTTAAGCTTGAAGTAAGACTCCGTAAACCCAAGAGCCTCTAAGCAGTACGTAATTATGTACACATCTCGTTACGACAAAACAAGTGCGTAACTGGAACTTCTGACCTAAGTTACTTACAATCGAACAATGTTTTATTAATCCAGTCCCAATCGTCATGGTCAGAAAATTAATCACAATAACTATTAGCCTGTTGCTTTTATCCGCTTGTGCAACAACCAGTGAAAATCAAACTGACGAAAATATCTCAAGCAATGAAAAAGTGATTAACAACAGTGTCGAAGAGGGTGTGGTCAATGAAACGGCAAGTGAAGAGGTCATTCAGCCTAACACAAATAACGTAAAAGAGAGTTCAGTTGTCACAGCAGAAGACAGTGGGATCAATAGCAATGACAGTGTGGCTGCTCATGAACTGAGTGAACCACCAGAAGCGAATGAAAAGACCCAAGTGACCGAGAAACAAACCCCTGAGGATCACGCTAAGGTTCACAGCGAAAAAGGCTTGGGAAACCATATATTCAGTAACGGGCCTACGAAGCAAGTCATCAAATCATTGGAGGGTGTGACAGATGCTTTGAATGTCATGACTTTCGGAATATTTGCTTCAGGAGCGCGACCAGCACAATAGTTAAATTTTAAAAATCACGACAAAACAAAATAGGCGAGCCAATGGGTTCGCCTTTTTTGATCCTGAATTTGGTGACTGGCAGTAAATTCCTCAGGATTACGTAACGTCTTGTTTCTGCTCACTAACATAATATGAGTTGGATTTGAGTAAGCGGCAGGTCAGCGCAGTTCGCTATTTACTTGTTATGGAAGGGAGTCGCCGTATTTAACCTATTGATCTTGTGATATGCACCAAGGGTTTGAATACTCTCCCAAAGTAAGCATTGAAATCTAATCTTACAAAGACAATGTCTTATATTCACTCGTGAGCATAGTAATATGCCGTTGTGACACAGTCAGTTAGGTTTAATAAATTAGAGTCTAGGGAAGAGATATGAAAAACAAAAGTGTGTTTTTAAGCGTCGCCATGGTTATGTTATCGACACAGGCGAGTGCGTCTAGTGCTAGCCATGAGGCGGTTTCAGACAGCGTTATCGCCGAACAAAGGGCACAACTGTCCGAAAATACACAAGGCAAAGGTTTTGGTCCTCAGGCACCACGTGATCTAGGTTCATACGAGGGGACTAACGAGCGTCTGTTCTCTGATGCGCCGGATTCATCTGCGATGAACTTATGTAATATTCACTTTCATAAAAATGCAGAGCACAAAGGTGGTGAGTTTACCCAGTATGCGGGTAATGGTGACGGCAAAGGTTTCCAAAGTGGATTCAAATACACGGGTAAGCTAAGTGAGGCTGAACTGAAGCCATTCGGTCAGGACATTTGCCCGAGCGACCATGGTTCACTTCATTCTGGTGATACTATCGAAGTGCATTATGTGTACTCAACGGCACAAGTGGGGCCGGGTGAAACATTGGGGGCGTGTTTCAATGATGCGATTACCAACCCTCAGTTACGTGTAGAAACCCAAGTCTATGTCTTAGTGAACGACGATAAAGCGCTCGATTTTGAAGAGCTAGCTAAACACTCTAAAGTGAATGGTTTGCACCAAGCGACCAACATTCCACAAAATACAGGTTCTGCTATTCAATACGCAGGCTCTACTACCGGCCCTGGCTACAACGAGCAAGGTTCACCATTCCAAGTAACATGGAGCGTACGACCACAAGTGGCGAAAGTGAATATCGCAACGGTTGGCAGTTGGTGTGAAGGGAACGATTTTAATGAAGACCACGCACACGGTGTGAGAAACTTAGTCGTAAACCCTAAGTTGCTGTCACCAATCGCGAACTAGTTAAGTTTCTTTTCAACTGCAGCTGAAATATAAAGAGCGAGCCATACGGGTCGCTTTTTTATTAATAAAGAATCGGTGAATAGTTTCTTTACTCCTTTTAAGATCGCATGTTACGTTCAGCAAATATCATGTTGAGCTATGAATAAGGACAAGCCAATGTCGTTTGAAGGTGCGGTTACATTCTTTATTGCCATGTTTATATTTGGCATTACTCCGGGGCCAGGTGTATTTGCGATTTTGGCCCGTGGAATGGTCGATGGATGGCGCAAGTGCATTTCCCTTTCTTTAGGTATGATATGCAGTGATCTTATTTATCTAGCGCTTGCTTGTTTTGGCTTGGCAACGATTGCGGAAAACTGGTCTTTTGCTTTCGAGATCATTCGTTATGTCGGCGCAGCTTACCTTATTTACCTTGGGTACAAGATGTTCAAGGCCTTACCTGAAGTGCAAGGATCGGCAGAGCATGCAGCCAAAAAAAGTCAGAAATCAGAACTTGCTAGCTTCGCGCAAGGGTTTCTGATCTCAGCGTCAAACCCTAAAGTGATTCTGTTTTATATTTCTTTCTTACCAACGTTCGTTGATCTAACGGTTTTACGTTCACAAGATATCGTCTTAGTTTCTGTACTAGCTTCTATTGCACTGATGGCTGGCTTAATGCTAATTGCAATGGGAGCAGGGCGCATGGTGACTTTGCTGAAAACCCCGCGCGCGCATAAACGGTTAAATCAAAGCGCTGGTGGCATCATGATTGCTGCAGGCTCATATCTGGCGATTAATCGATAAAAATGACTTGTTAAGCTCGATTATTAAAAAAAGGCGAACCAAATTGGTTCGCCTTTTCGTTAGCTATATGTAGCTTCTATTTGGTCGTTCATGCT
The window above is part of the Vibrio chagasii genome. Proteins encoded here:
- a CDS encoding LysE family translocator is translated as MSFEGAVTFFIAMFIFGITPGPGVFAILARGMVDGWRKCISLSLGMICSDLIYLALACFGLATIAENWSFAFEIIRYVGAAYLIYLGYKMFKALPEVQGSAEHAAKKSQKSELASFAQGFLISASNPKVILFYISFLPTFVDLTVLRSQDIVLVSVLASIALMAGLMLIAMGAGRMVTLLKTPRAHKRLNQSAGGIMIAAGSYLAINR
- a CDS encoding VOC family protein; translation: MEISHLDHLVLTVKDIETTVDFYQRVLGMKPIQFGEGRWALSFGNQKINLHQQGKEFEPKARHVQAGSADLCFITNTHIDKVYEHINGQGVTIEEGPVERTGAVDKIISIYLRDPDGNLIEVSNY